TTCTTTGATAGTCCTTTGATCTTCTGGGTTGAAATATTTTATTGCGCTGATAGTATTATCGCTGAAGATTAATCTGATTGGATCTTCTGAGTAGAATGGGAAAACGTCTAAAAGCATTCCTCTTACTGCAAAATCTCCGGGCAATTCACATAGGCTCTTTCTTGTATAGTTCTTGCTTAGTAAGTTTATTAGTTCTTCTCTATCAATTTCTATATTTTTTTTCAGAAAAAAGCGTTGGAAATTATCTTCTTTGGGGGAAAGTATAGCCTTTACAGAACTTATCAACGGGGCATCTTTCTTTTGTGCGATTATTCTTTGGGAGATTATTCTAAAAGATGGGGAGAGTCTTTCGCCAAAAAGGATATCCCATGCTGGATACAATAAAAAATTAAATCCTTCTTCTGAATCAATTTTTGAACTTCTTTTAAGCAAATTATAGGCATCGTGAGAGACTTTCTCGTTTTTATATACAAAGAGAGCCTTTTTATTTTTTTGTGCAAAGTAATGTACCAGAAACAAAGATGTTTCAAATTGTATGTTGATTATTTTGTTTTTGTAGTTTGTTGTGCATTTTTCAAGAACGCTGTTAAAGAATTCATCTAAAAATTTCAATTAGCCTATCCTCTTTCTAATATCTTTTTTTATAATTGTTAAGAGACGATCTTAACTTTTCCACACTTCATAAGAGCTTCATTTTCTCCTCTTTCAAGAAATATTTCAAGACACATTGCTGCACTTTCAAAAATTTTGGGAAGGTATGAAAGCTCAGCATCGTCAAAATTTGAAAGAACCCAATCTTTTGGTTTTACACCATCTTTTCTTCCTATGCCAATCTTTATCCTTGGGATCAGTTGAGTCCCAAGCTCTTCTATAATTGATTCCATTCCTTTATGACCTGCTGAGCTACCTTTTGGCCTAAATCTAATTGTTTTAAAGTCTAAGTCTAAATCGTCGTATATGACTATTATATTTTTGTGAGCAATTTTATAAAAGTCTGAAACTCTTTTTACTGCAATTCCAGATCTGTTCATATATGTATCAGGTTTGAGAAATATTAAACTGTTGATTTTTGCTTCAAATCCTGAAAATTTGAAACCAAGATTTTCGGATAAAAAATCCAAAAACAAAAAGCCAACGTTATGTCTGGTTAGAGCATATTCTTTGCCTATGTTTCCAAGTCCTACTATTAAATATAACTCTTGTTTCGTTGACAATCTGATTAAACTCACAATCTAGCTCCAGAATTTAAAGATATCAAAATATAGATAACGTATAAAATAAAGTTTAAAAACAATAATTTTGGATTTATACTTCCCCTTTTGATAAGAGAATACAAGTATAATGAAGAAAAGATTGTTATGAAACACAAAGTGAAAGCCTTTTCATCCAACTGCCACTTGCTTAAGATTAGACCTACCATTATAGGAAAGGAGGATTGAAATACCATTGCTCCTGTAATGTTTGAAATTGCCAGATGATCTTTCCCTTTAATTATCCAAGAAATTGAGTTAAACTTTTCTGGCAGCTCAGTAGCTATGGGAGAGAGTATTACTGAAACTATAAAAGGACTGAGCCCAATAATTTTTGATATAGATTCAATGCTTGTTACAAAAAAATAAGATGATAATAAAATTCCACACAAGCCAATTCCCAGTTGTAAAAATACAAGAAGGTTACCAGGTTCTTTTGATTTAAAAAACAAAAGTGGGTGCAAGTCTTCTTCTTCAAACCCCTCGTCCTTTTTGAAAACCATATATATATAAAATAGGTATGATATCAGAAAAAATATTGCAAAAAAATACTTTAATGTAATTGCAAAAACTGATATAAAGAGAGCTATAGAGAAGTTAAATATGAAAAATTTTATATCTAAGAGTATTGCATCCTTTTTAAAGTTGAGATTTTTATTATCTTTTCTAAAAAAAGCAGGTATTGCCAGGAGAGAAAAGGTTAGAGTTGAAAGCATAAGAGGAGCACCTAAGATTGCTCCAATACCAATTTCCTCTTTTGAAGCATGTGAAGGTAGGGTTATGAGAGCTATTATTGGGACAATTGTTTCTGGAAGAGCAGTTGAAACAGCGCTAAACACGCTTCCAACTACAGAATGCCCAAAATTTAAATTTTTTCCGAGCCATTCTACAGCGTTTGTAAATAGTTCACAAAATGCTAATATAGCAAGTAAAGATAAAATTAAAGTCAAAAACTCCATCATCGAAATTTAGAATCTTTTTTATATTTTTCTAATCATCGCAACTTCATCACAATCAGGAAACTTTGGGCACTTTACACATTCAGACCATATTTTTTGCGGAAGATGTGACTTATCTACTATTTCAAAACCTATTGATTTAAAAAAGACTACTTGATACGTTAAAGCAAACACCTTTTTTAGCTTAAGTTGCCGTGCTTCTTCAATCAAAAAATTTACAATTTCTTTTCCTAACCCCTTTCTCTGATATTCACTATTTACACACAAACTTCTTATTTCTGCAATATCTTCCCAAAAGATGTGAAGTGCGCCGCAACCGCAGATTTTCCCATCAATTTCTAACACGCAAAAGTCTCTTATGCATTCATAAATGTCCGAAAGAGGCCTTATGAGCATAAGATTTTGTTTTGCAAAGCCTTCTATTAATGTCTTTATCTTTTTTGCGTCGTCGATCCTGGCTTTTCTAATAATAATTTTTGTCCTCCTAAAAATTAATTGTTTTATGTAATAAGGGCAACTGCTACCGAATAATCTTTTTCGTGAGATATAGAAACTAATATTTCTAAACTAGATAATTCTATATCATTGGCATGTATTTTTACAGTTACTCCTTCATCCCTTTTGCCAATTATTTCTATTTGTTTCATCTCCAATCTTGTAAAACAGTGTTGATAAATGGCTTTTATGCAAGCTTCTTTTGCTGCAAACCTTGCAGAAAGACATTCTATATAAGTTTTTTTACTTAGGCAATATTCTATCTCGCTTTTTGTAAATATTTTTTCTAGGAATTTAGACTTATATTTATTTAACGCTCTTTCTATTCTTTTGTTACTAACTATATCGATTCCTATCAATCTTTCTCCTTTGTATTTCTTATTCTTTTGGGATCAAGGAGCTCTCTTTCATTAAGGTTTATATAAGGAAAGAGTTTTTCAGTAATTTGGGGTACATAGATAATAACTTCCTTTTTTGCAGTTTTGAAAAAATTTCTTAGTTTATTTATAATTTCACAGCTTTCATCTTCAGAATCTAACATTTGTAAAAATTTTGAATTCTTTAAAAGAAAATCTTTGAACTCAATTTTCTCATTGCTTTTTTTCCAGAGCGTTCTTAATTCCTTTATTTCTAAACCTGGTAAATTTTTTTCTATATATGCAATGGCAAATTCTATTATAAAGAAACTCGAACTATCAAGTGGGCATAACATAGAATATAGCAAAAGATAGTCCTCAATAGCGTTTATAAACATATGTGAAATTTTGTAATTCATAGTTTATATTATTATAGATTATAAGAATTAATTGTTGTTATTTTTTTTATTTTCTCGTATAATCAAATATATTTTAATTTGAGTTGCTTTTGTTTATAATTTAGGTTAAAATTATTGTCTTATATTTAAATTCGGAGGTGAACGTTATAAGTAAAGAATATGCCGTTAATGAGGAGATCCAGATCTATCCAAGTGTTAGATTGATAGATGTGGATGGGCAGCAGCTAGGTGTTCAGTCTACAGAAGAGGCTCTTAGGCTGGCAAGAGCAAAAGGTAGTGATCTAGTCCTAATTGCTCCTCATGGAAGCCCCCCAGTGGCAAGGATAATGGATTACGGGAAATTTAGATTTGAGCAGTCAAAAAAAGAAAAATCCCAAAGAAAACATCAGAGACAGACTGTTGTCAAAGAAGTTCGCTTAAGGCCTGCTATAGGTGGAAACGATCTTCTTACAAAAGCAAAAGCTGCGCAAGACTTCATTGACGAGGGCAATAAGGTTAAATTGAGCGTTATCTTTAGAGGACGGGAAATGATCCACATGAATCAGGGCATAGACCTTGTTAACAGATTTTTCGCTCTACTTAAAAACGCTGTTATGGAAAAACTCCCTGAGGTCGAAAGCGAGAAACATCTTGTTGCAATAATCGGCCCAGCTAAAATAAAGCAGAAAACAGAACAAAAAGGAGGGTTGAAGGATGCCTAAGATGAAAACTTGTAGGGCAGCAGCAAAGAGATTTAGGGTAACGGGTTCTGGCAAAATAATAAGAAGACAGCAAAATAGGAGTCACCTCCTTTTTCATAAGAGCCCAAAGAGAAAAAGAAGGCTTGCAAAGACATTGGTAGTTTCGAGTTCTGATTTGCCAAGATTGATGTCTCAACTTCCATATCACAGTGTAAACTAAGTTTTATTTAGGAGGAAAGGTATGCGCGTTAAAGGTGGTTTTGTGACTCGTAGACGTCACAAGAAAGTTTTGAAAATGACCAAGGGCTTTAGGGGTTCTTTGCATAAACTATATAGAACTGCTAATCAGCATTTGTTACATGCCCTAAAATATGCTTTTGTAGACAGAAGGAGAAAAAAGAGAGAATTTAGGAGTCTGTGGATTGTAAGGATCAACGCAGCTGTCAGAGAATATGGCCTTTCATACAGCAAGTTTATGAACGCATTAAAGAAATCGGGTCTTGATATTGACAGAAAAGTGCTAGCCCAAATGGCACTATCTTATCCTGAACAATTTAAGAAAGTAGTTATGAAAGTTAAGGAAATGTAAGTTTGTGAACGTAGACTTTGCTTCAAAGTCTAAGATAAAAGAATTGCTCAGAATGAAAAAGTCTGGGCAATTTATTTTTTTTGAGGGAGTTCATGCGCTTGAAGAAGCGCTTTTAGCAAATTATATCCCAGATTATGTCCTTATAAAGGATGTTGATATCCTGGAGAAAAAATTTTTTAAAGTTAAAATTTTTGAGATATTTCTTGAAAGGTTAAAATTTCTTGTAGTTAAAGAAGATGCTATTAAAAGACTTTCGAGCGAGAGCACCCCAACAGGAATTATTAGTGTAGGAAATTTGCCTAAAGAAAAAGACTTTGGTCCTTTTCCCTGGGTCTATCTTGACAAGATTCAGGATCCCGGAAATCTCGGAACCATACTTAGAAGTTCTCTTGCATTTGGTTGCGGGGGCATATTTTTATCCGAAGACTCGTGTAATATTTATAACCCAAAGGTTATAAGGTCTTCTGCTGGGGCTTTTTTTAAGGTTCCTTTTAGAAAGAGAAACTTTAGCGATATTGTTAGAGATATGGATACAAGTTTAAGGGTATTTTCTTTTTCTCCACGAGCAAAAGAGCCATTTTTTTTACACAATTACGATGGGAGATGCTTGCTTGTTTTTGGCAATGAAGGGAGAGGAATAAGTAGTGAAATTGAAAGCAAGTCTTATAAAAGAGTATATATACCTACTCAAAACGTGGAGTCATTGAATGTGGCTATGTGTGTAAATATCGTTCTTTCTTTTTTATACTTTAAAAAATTTAATTAATAGTTATAAATTAAAAATCATAAGTTAAAAATTTAAGCTCTGTAATTAATTAAGCTCTACAATCAATATTGATGGAGGGGAATATGAAAAAATTCAAGTGGTACGTTTACTTCATTTTTATTTTGCTTGCTAGCCTGATTGTATCAAACGTTTACTGGATTTTTATAGTCAACTTTACTAAAGAAACTTATGATAGGAACTGTCAAACAAACATTGAAAATGTGAAAAATGATTTGAGAGAAAAGTTTGTTAATGATGTCAAAAACTTTTTGATAGATGTCTCAATACCATTAACTTTTTTTGTTAGAGACAATATCCAGTCAAATAGGATTTATCAAGTAGAAGAGTGTTTTAATCAAATTGTTAGAAATAAAGGCTTCAAAGAAATTAGTTTTGTAAGTGGTAATACAATTCAGATATCTACTAATAAAAAATATGAAGGTTCTAACTTTTCAAGATTTTATCCTGAAGAGTTTTCAAGTTTTCAGAAAATGACTGTTCTGAATGAAAAGAATATTCTTTTCGTAGTATCTCCTGTAATGAATGTCAATGAAAAAATTGGCTTTATAATAATTTCTTATGATTTATCTCAGTAAAAACTAATTAATATGTGATAAAATAAGGAAGTTTATTTTATTTTTTAGTTATTAAAAAGGAGGGAGAGATTTTGCTAAATTCTTTAAGGGGGTTTGAAAAGTGAAAGCAACTTCTATTTTTGGGATTGTATTACTTCTAATTGTGGCTTTATTATCTTTATTGTCAGTTTTAAGTTTTCCGAGTGCGTTGTTGCTTTTGGTTTTCGGATTTGCTGTTTGGGCTATTGGCTATCGTTATTATAGTGCCTTTATTGCTGCAAAGGTAATGTGTTTGGATTCTGGTGCTGAAACTCCTGCATGCAAAATCAATGATGGGAGAGATTTCGTTCCAACTAATAAATATGTTTTGTTTGGTCATCAATTTGCTGCTATATCGGGCGCTGGACCGCTTATTGGCCCCGTATTGGCTGCCCAATT
Above is a genomic segment from Thermodesulfobium narugense DSM 14796 containing:
- the pth gene encoding aminoacyl-tRNA hydrolase, translated to MSLIRLSTKQELYLIVGLGNIGKEYALTRHNVGFLFLDFLSENLGFKFSGFEAKINSLIFLKPDTYMNRSGIAVKRVSDFYKIAHKNIIVIYDDLDLDFKTIRFRPKGSSAGHKGMESIIEELGTQLIPRIKIGIGRKDGVKPKDWVLSNFDDAELSYLPKIFESAAMCLEIFLERGENEALMKCGKVKIVS
- a CDS encoding sodium:calcium antiporter, with translation MMEFLTLILSLLAILAFCELFTNAVEWLGKNLNFGHSVVGSVFSAVSTALPETIVPIIALITLPSHASKEEIGIGAILGAPLMLSTLTFSLLAIPAFFRKDNKNLNFKKDAILLDIKFFIFNFSIALFISVFAITLKYFFAIFFLISYLFYIYMVFKKDEGFEEEDLHPLLFFKSKEPGNLLVFLQLGIGLCGILLSSYFFVTSIESISKIIGLSPFIVSVILSPIATELPEKFNSISWIIKGKDHLAISNITGAMVFQSSFPIMVGLILSKWQLDEKAFTLCFITIFSSLYLYSLIKRGSINPKLLFLNFILYVIYILISLNSGARL
- a CDS encoding N-acetyltransferase produces the protein MKQLIFRRTKIIIRKARIDDAKKIKTLIEGFAKQNLMLIRPLSDIYECIRDFCVLEIDGKICGCGALHIFWEDIAEIRSLCVNSEYQRKGLGKEIVNFLIEEARQLKLKKVFALTYQVVFFKSIGFEIVDKSHLPQKIWSECVKCPKFPDCDEVAMIRKI
- the acpS gene encoding holo-ACP synthase yields the protein MIGIDIVSNKRIERALNKYKSKFLEKIFTKSEIEYCLSKKTYIECLSARFAAKEACIKAIYQHCFTRLEMKQIEIIGKRDEGVTVKIHANDIELSSLEILVSISHEKDYSVAVALIT
- the infC gene encoding translation initiation factor IF-3, yielding MNVISKEYAVNEEIQIYPSVRLIDVDGQQLGVQSTEEALRLARAKGSDLVLIAPHGSPPVARIMDYGKFRFEQSKKEKSQRKHQRQTVVKEVRLRPAIGGNDLLTKAKAAQDFIDEGNKVKLSVIFRGREMIHMNQGIDLVNRFFALLKNAVMEKLPEVESEKHLVAIIGPAKIKQKTEQKGGLKDA
- the rpmI gene encoding 50S ribosomal protein L35, which encodes MPKMKTCRAAAKRFRVTGSGKIIRRQQNRSHLLFHKSPKRKRRLAKTLVVSSSDLPRLMSQLPYHSVN
- the rplT gene encoding 50S ribosomal protein L20; the protein is MRVKGGFVTRRRHKKVLKMTKGFRGSLHKLYRTANQHLLHALKYAFVDRRRKKREFRSLWIVRINAAVREYGLSYSKFMNALKKSGLDIDRKVLAQMALSYPEQFKKVVMKVKEM
- a CDS encoding TrmH family RNA methyltransferase, translated to MNVDFASKSKIKELLRMKKSGQFIFFEGVHALEEALLANYIPDYVLIKDVDILEKKFFKVKIFEIFLERLKFLVVKEDAIKRLSSESTPTGIISVGNLPKEKDFGPFPWVYLDKIQDPGNLGTILRSSLAFGCGGIFLSEDSCNIYNPKVIRSSAGAFFKVPFRKRNFSDIVRDMDTSLRVFSFSPRAKEPFFLHNYDGRCLLVFGNEGRGISSEIESKSYKRVYIPTQNVESLNVAMCVNIVLSFLYFKKFN